Part of the Oligoflexia bacterium genome is shown below.
AGATTGCACATCTCGAAGGTGACAAATTGAAATAACACAAATGAAGGAGATACAAAAATGATTAATTCGTCAGAAATAAAGCCAGATATGCCAGTAGTGTGTTCAGAAGACGGGCAATTCGCAGTGGTTGACCACCTTGAAGGCAATGAAAGTATCAAACTCAAGAAAGATAAAGCGGGCAAACACCATTTTATTCCTCTGAGCTGGGTAAAAAGCGTTGACGGTAAGGTTCATATTGACCGACCTGGTGATCAAGCTATGAGAGAATGGCGAACAGAACACTAAAATCGTTATGAGGCAATTTGCCACATATAAAGAAGGAGTTGCCATGGCAATTCAATTTCCACCACTTCCATATGCTACCGACGCACTAGAGCCTTTCATTTCTAGAAATACGATGGAATTCCACTATGGGAAGCATCACAGAAAATACGTTTCAAAACTGAATATTCTAATTAAAGACACGGCGTTTGATAAACTGGAGTTAGAAGAAATTATTTTAGAGTCTGCTCATACCAATCAAGAGATTTTCAATAATGCTGCGCAGGCATGGAGCCACAGCTTTTATTGGAATTGCATGACACCAAAATCAGGTGGACAGCCTGATGACAGTAGTCTTGCTTCGATTTTACAAAACTTTGAGTCCTTTGAAAACTTTAAGTTAAAGTTTACCGAATCCGCCAAAAAACAGTTCGGATCGGGTTGGACATGGCTTGTGAAAAACCCTGATGGAAGATTGTCCATACACAATATGAAAAACGCCGATGTGCCCGTCATGCACGATCAAACGCCCATACTCGTCTGTGACGTATGGGAACACGCTTACTATTTGGACTATCAAAATGAGCGAGGTAAATATCTAGAGAATTTTTGGAAAACCGTAAATTGGGATTTTGTTGAGAACAATATGCGTAAAGAACCAATGATACGAATCCGTAAAATCAAAGGTATGCTGAAAGAGACCTCTATACATTTGAGCTAAATCGCGTCGTTGCAAGCACTTCTCCAGTCGTGAAGAAGATATAGAGACCTCAATAAACGATTGATAATTCTTACTGTTGTTGTCCAGCAAGCTTCACGATGGCTCGAGCTAACGATTGGGGCTCAACCGGCTTTGCCATATGCGATTGAAAACCTGCCGTAACTTTAGAAAGACCTCTATCAACCATCAAACATCCCTCGAATCTCTTCATTTGTTTGACTAACTTTGTATTGTCCATTTTCTCTCCTCCGGTTTTAAGACCGATTACTTTTATTTTTTTCAAAAATCCAAAGCCGATGGGCTGAAATAATTGTATAACCTGGGTGAACTGTTTTTTTCTTGCGGGCCGGTCTAACCCTTTTCACCGTGTATTCATTCATGGATAATTGCTTTGGTGGCTCTAAATCATTTTCGACTGATCGTTTGACCTGCCTGTTCCATTTTTTCTTAACCATTTTCTAATCTTTTTTGATATCCGGAATAGATCTGAATGCTTTGGTGCATCTCTCGATAGCGGGTCAAG
Proteins encoded:
- a CDS encoding DUF2171 domain-containing protein, which encodes MINSSEIKPDMPVVCSEDGQFAVVDHLEGNESIKLKKDKAGKHHFIPLSWVKSVDGKVHIDRPGDQAMREWRTEH